The following proteins are encoded in a genomic region of Neovison vison isolate M4711 chromosome 12, ASM_NN_V1, whole genome shotgun sequence:
- the WBP2NL gene encoding postacrosomal sheath WW domain-binding protein produces the protein MAVNQSHTENRRGAIIPFGESVLTQCQDVELSFPQQPEGSSVFCGTKRGTVFLTSYRVIFVTSHTVSDPMCSFMMPFDLMSNCTVEQPVFTPNFIKGIVQAAPDGGWEGQATFKLAFRKGGAIEFAQMMMKAASAAARGVPLGSLNYWFSSPGLYVVTGQGGMCSQQMPCPACPFVVYGPQQAGYGPAQAGYGSPQAGYTAAQAGYGPSPAVYGTPQVGYGPPQAGYGPPPASYRPPPGVFGTTPAGYGSLPAGNEASLAGNENPPAANEAPPPAYGISPVGTRAGSSRFMAAQPAGYEPSLPAPSSSEAHLQSFRK, from the exons TGTCTTGACTCAGTGTCAGGATGTAGAACTCTCCTTCCCACAGCAACCAGAGGGATCCAGTGTCTTCTGTGGTACAAAGAGGGGAACAGTGTTTCTTACTTCATACCGG GTGATCTTCGTGACTTCACACACAGTCAGTGACCCCATGTGTTCTTTTATGATGCCATTTGATCTGATGAGTAACTGCACCGTTGAACAACCAGTCTTTACCCCCAACTTCATTAAAGGAATCGTTCAGGCAGCCCCAGATG GTGGCTGGGAAGGACAGGCTACCTTTAAATTAGCCTTCAGAAAAGGAGGTGCCATCGAATTTGCCCAGATGATGATGAAAGCTGCCTCTGCTG CTGCCAGGGGAGTTCCACTTGGAAGTCTAAACTACTGGTTCAGCTCTCCAGGACTGTACGTAGTTACTGGGCAGGGGGGCATGTGCTCCCAACAGATGCCTTGTCCAG cgTGCCCATTTGTTGTCTATGGACCCCAGCAGGCAGGATATGGACCCGCTCAGGCGGGATACGGGTCCCCGCAGGCGGGATACACAGCCGCACAGGCGGGATACGGACCCTCACCAGCGGTGTATGGAACCCCACAGGTGGGATACGGACCCCCACAAGCAGGATACGGGCCCCCACCTGCATCATACAGACCCCCACCTGGAGTATTCGGAACAACCCCTGCAGGATACGGATCCCTACCAGCTGGAAATGAAGCTTCACTGGCCGGAAATGAAAACCCACCCGCGGCAAATGAAGCCCCGCCTCCGGCATATGGAATTTCACCTGTTGGAACTAGAGCTGGGTCTAGCAGATTTATGGCAGCCCAGCCTGCTGGGTATGAGCCTTCTCTTCCCGCTCCTTCATCTTCTGAGGCCCATCTACAATCTTTTAGGAAATAA